The window TCTGCAATTGATATGGGCGTTAACTACGTAGATACAGCTTATCCTTATCATGGTGGGGAAAGTGAACCGTTAGTAGGAAAAGCTTTACAAGATGGCTATCGAGAAAAAGTAAAACTTGCTACAAAACTACCTTGTTGGCTGATTAACTCAAGAGAAGATATGGACAAGTATCTCAATGAGCAACTTGAGAAATTACAAACCGATTATGTAGACTTTTATTTGCTGCACTCTATGAACAAAGGTTTTTGGAAGCGGTTAAAAGAACATGATGTATTTGATTTTATAAAAAAAGCTCTTGAAGATGGTCGCATCAAGCATATAGGATTCTCCTTTCATGATGATTTACCATTATTCAAAGAAATTGTAGATGCTTATGACTGGGATTTTTGTCAAATTCAATACAATTATTTAGATGAAGCTTATCAGGCAGGTTTGGAAGGTATGCTCTATGCAAGAGAACGTGGTCTAGGGATCGTCGTTATGGAACCTCTTCGTGGTGGTAGTTTAACGAAGGAAGTACCAGCTGATGTACAAGCTATATGGGATAAGGCTGACACGAAACGTTCACCAGCCGAATGGGCATTAAAATTCATATGGGACCGTCCAGAAGTTGATGTGATTCTCAGTGGTATGAATGACATGGCACATATTGAAGAGAATATAAAAGTAGCTAAGGAAACACTGCCCAATTCCTTATCAGATGCAGAAAAAGCCCTTATTGATGAAGTAAAGGCAATTTACCAAAGTAAGATAAAAGTTAATTGTACGTCTTGTGAATACTGTTTGCCATGTCCCGTTGGCATTCATATCCCTGGAAATTTTGGACGTTACAATTATGCATCCATGTTTAGTTACGAAGAAGGTAAAAAAAGATATGAGCATCTTGATGCTAAAGCAAGAGCGGATCAATGTGTAAGTTGTGGCGAATGTGAGAGTAAATGTCCGCAACATATACCTATTAGAGAACGTCTAAAAGAAATGGCTGAATACTTTGCTGTGTAACTGCATAATAGAAAGTCTATAAAAAGGCTGTCATGTACAATGGTTGTTGTACGTGGCAGTCTTTTTACTGACCATTATCCTACACCAAAGTCTGTATTTAACCATAGTACTTCACATTGTGGCTTCTTATCTAATAACCATCTATAGTTTTCCTGAAACCACTTAATAAGCTGATAATCGGGTTTTATGGAAGTGGAATTTTCTGTATACACATTAACGGTAAAGTGCTTAAAGTGTTTTAAAGCAAGTTGTATATCGTTATTAATCATTTCTTTTGTTTGACCTTGTATACCTACCATAAGACACACCGATTGAAAATATGATTTTAATTCATCAA is drawn from Vallitalea pronyensis and contains these coding sequences:
- a CDS encoding aldo/keto reductase, whose translation is MQYREFGKTKEQVSVLGFGCMRFQTDHKKDNQILEELAIKQLRSAIDMGVNYVDTAYPYHGGESEPLVGKALQDGYREKVKLATKLPCWLINSREDMDKYLNEQLEKLQTDYVDFYLLHSMNKGFWKRLKEHDVFDFIKKALEDGRIKHIGFSFHDDLPLFKEIVDAYDWDFCQIQYNYLDEAYQAGLEGMLYARERGLGIVVMEPLRGGSLTKEVPADVQAIWDKADTKRSPAEWALKFIWDRPEVDVILSGMNDMAHIEENIKVAKETLPNSLSDAEKALIDEVKAIYQSKIKVNCTSCEYCLPCPVGIHIPGNFGRYNYASMFSYEEGKKRYEHLDAKARADQCVSCGECESKCPQHIPIRERLKEMAEYFAV